The Quercus robur chromosome 7, dhQueRobu3.1, whole genome shotgun sequence genome has a segment encoding these proteins:
- the LOC126693215 gene encoding cytochrome P450 81Q32-like: MQHIVIFSFFSLLFLLAVAFKFLLQTRTKHKHLPPSPPSLPILGHLHLIKKPLHRTFQHLSQKYGNIFSLRFGSQLVVIVSSPSAVEECFTKNDIVLANRPRFLAGKLLSYNYTTMASASYGDHWRNLRRISALEIFSANRLNMFLGIREDEVKHLIRELSRNSCQGFAKVDLKSMFSELTFNIIMRMVAGKRYYGYGEDVKVDDEEARQFREIMREVFKYGGASNPGEFVPLLRWIDHGGLEKSLTRLAKRTDSFWQALIDEKRSKEEQKGNTMIDHLLSLQKSQPEYYTDQIIKGLIMVLILAGTDTSSATLEWAMSNLLNHPDVLKKVTIELDNQIGENKLIDESNISKLSYLQSVILETLRLYPTAPLLLPHMSSDDCTIQGYDVPRNTILLVNAWAIHRDSNVWDDATSFKPERFETNKANAYKLMPFGLGRRSCPGAGLAQRTMSLTLGSLIQCFEWKRLGEKAIDMAESNGTTMPKAIALEANFKVRPVMNKVLSKFVNNV, translated from the exons atgcaACACATTGTAATCTTCTCATTCTTCTCTTTACTTTTCCTCCTTGCAGTAGCTTTCAAGTTCTTGCTccaaacaagaacaaaacacaaacacctcCCACCAAGCCCACCTTCTTTGCCAATTCTAGGTCATCTTCATCTCATTAAGAAACCTCTCCATCGTACTTTTCAACACCTTTCACAAAAATATGGCAACATCTTCTCCCTTCGATTCGGGTCCCAACTCGTAGTCATTGTATCATCCCCATCCGCTGTTGAAGAATGCTTTACCAAGAACGACATTGTTTTAGCCAACCGTCCTCGCTTTCTAGCGGGAAAGCTTCTAAGCTACAACTACACAACCATGGCATCAGCCTCTTATGGAGACCATTGGCGCAACCTTCGCCGCATCAGTGCCTTAGAAATATTCTCAGCTAACCGCCTCAACATGTTCTTAGGCATTCGAGAGGATGAGGTCAAGCACTTGATACGAGAACTATCACGCAACTCGTGCCAAGGTTTTGCTAAGGTAGACTTGAAATCAATGTTCTCAGAGCTGACATTTAACATAATAATGAGAATGGTGGCAGGGAAGAGGTACTATGGGTACGGTGAGGACGTGAAGGTGGACGACGAAGAAGCGAGGCAGTTTAGGGAGATAATGCGGGAGGTTTTCAAGTATGGAGGAGCGTCGAATCCAGGAGAGTTTGTGCCATTGTTGCGTTGGATTGATCATGGGGGTTTGGAGAAGAGTTTGACGAGACTTGCCAAGAGGACAGACTCATTCTGGCAAGCTCTTATTGATGAGAAGAGGAGCAAGGAGGAGCAGAAGGGAAACACTATGATTGATCATCTGCTTTCTTTGCAAAAATCACAGCCAGAATATTACACGGACCAAATTATCAAAGGGCTGATAATG GTTTTGATACTTGCAGGGACTGACACATCATCAGCGACATTAGAATGGGCAATGTCCAATCTTCTCAACCATCCAGATGTATTGAAGAAGGTTACAATTGAATTAGACAACCAAATTGGAGAAAACAAATTGATCGATGAATCGAACATCTCTAAATTATCCTATCTTCAAAGTGTTATCTTAGAGACCCTTCGATTGTATCCAACAGCCCCATTGCTCCTACCTCACATGTCTTCAGATGATTGCACCATCCAAGGATATGATGTACCACGTAACACAATCTTATTGGTTAATGCATGGGCCATTCATAGAGACTCCAATGTGTGGGATGATGCAACTAGTTTTAAGCCTGAAAGGTTTGAAACTAACAAGGCTAACGCATACAAGTTAATGCCGTTTGGATTAGGGAGGAGATCTTGTCCTGGGGCAGGCCTTGCACAACGAACTATGAGTTTAACTTTGGGATCATTGATTCAATGCTTTGAGTGGAAGAGGCTAGGTGAGAAAGCGATTGACATGGCCGAAAGTAATGGGACAACTATGCCCAAAGCCATAGCATTGGAGGCCAACTTTAAAGTGCGCCCCGTTATGAATAAGGTTCTTTCTAAGTTTGTAAATAATGTTTAA
- the LOC126693222 gene encoding 7-deoxyloganetic acid glucosyltransferase-like yields the protein MGRQHQQPHILMLPFPLLGHIKPMLNIAQLLSHAGLQVTFLNTEHNHHRLTQLQELSTHFPTLHDFESISDGLPKDHPRTFDLTKDMVISFKSVTKPLFRETLAEYSRNSDLGPVTCVIVDGIMYSFANDVAEELRIRVITTRPYGACCLWSFCCISKLIELGHIPVGAKEDLDQEIKTVPGMEGLLRRRDLPSVCRQPTTDPLLQLFIEESKTMTRASGIILNTFDDLEGPILCHIAPLFPNVYTIGPLNALVKTKIGDDIISQCLSSSSNLLEPNNNCLTWLDSKPLRSVVYVSFRSIARVTRGQLLEFWYGLVNSGASFLWVIRHDMIEGVTGDDMIPMELEEATKERGFVVDWAPQEDVLAHSAVGGFFTHSGWNSILESIDAGVPMICWPLFGDHQLNSRWVSEG from the exons ATGGGTCGTCAGCATCAACAACCACATATACTGATGTTGCCATTTCCTTTACTAGGCCACATCAAACCCATGCTAAATATAGCACAACTTCTATCCCACGCTGGGCTTCAAGTTACCTTCCTGAACACTGAGCACAATCACCACCGCCTCACCCAGCTACAAGAGCTTTCTACTCACTTCCCAACCCTCCATGATTTTGAGTCAATATCTGATGGCCTGCCAAAGGATCACCCTCGCACTTTTGATTTGACTAAAGACATGGTCATCTCGTTCAAGTCTGTCACGAAGCCACTTTTCCGCGAGACGCTGGCAGAGTATAGCAGAAACTCTGATCTGGGTCCGGTCACTTGTGTAATAGTGGATGGAATTATGTACTCTTTTGCAAATGATGTCGCCGAGGAGTTGAGGATTCGCGTAATTACCACACGACCATATGGTGCTTGCTGCTTGTGGAGCTTTTGCTGTATTTCGAAGCTAATTGAGTTAGGCCACATTCCAGTTGGAG CAAAAGAAGATTTGGATCAAGAGATTAAGACTGTGCCAGGTATGGAGGGTCTTTTACGACGTCGAGATCTACCATCAGTTTGTAGACAACCAACAACGGATCCTCTCCTACAACTCTTCATTGAGGAGAGCAAGACCATGACTCGAGCTTCAGGGATCATactcaacacctttgatgacctCGAGGGTCCGATTCTCTGTCACATTGCCCCTCTCTTTCCAAATGTTTACACAATTGGTCCACTCAATGCTCTTGTCAAAACCAAAATCGGGGATGATATCATCTCGCAATGTTTATCCTCCTCTAGTAACTTATTGGAACCGAACAATAATTGCCTGACGTGGTTAGATTCCAAGCCATTAAGATCAGTTGTTTATGTTAGTTTCAGAAGCATAGCAAGGGTGACACGTGGTCAATTGTTGGAGTTTTGGTATGGTCTAGTCAACAGTGGCGCGTCATTTTTATGGGTGATACGGCATGATATGATTGAAGGTGTGACAGGGGATGATATGATCCCGATGGAGCTTGAGGAGGCCACAAAAGAAAGGGGATTTGTTGTGGATTGGGCTCCACAAGAAGACGTTCTAGCCCACTCAGCAGTGGGTGGGTTTTTCACCCACAGTGgttggaactcgattttagaaAGCATTGATGCTGGAGTGCCTATGATTTGTTGGCCATTGTTTGGCGACCACCAACTTAATAGTAGGTGGGTTAGTGAAGGGTGA